A portion of the Corynebacterium ammoniagenes DSM 20306 genome contains these proteins:
- a CDS encoding arginine repressor — translation MTMPKTRNARQAKILEILGKTRVTSQVQLSDLLLDEGIDITQATLSRDLDVLGAKKVKRDGGRSFYSVGGEMDQFVDQVNGPREKLRRMIDELVVSVDSSGNIAMLRTPAGAAQYLASFIDRVGLEDVVGCIAGDDTIFVLARESITGAELAERLAGSRRGEIE, via the coding sequence ATGACCATGCCTAAGACTCGCAATGCCCGCCAAGCGAAAATCTTGGAAATTTTAGGAAAAACCCGCGTGACCAGCCAGGTGCAGCTTTCTGATTTGCTGCTTGATGAAGGCATCGATATCACCCAAGCGACCTTGTCGCGGGACTTAGATGTGCTTGGTGCCAAGAAGGTCAAGCGTGATGGCGGGCGGTCCTTTTATTCCGTCGGTGGGGAAATGGATCAGTTCGTTGACCAAGTCAATGGTCCACGCGAGAAGCTGCGCCGGATGATTGATGAACTGGTGGTCTCTGTGGATAGCTCCGGCAATATCGCCATGCTGCGCACCCCAGCTGGTGCTGCGCAGTATCTTGCCAGCTTCATTGACCGGGTGGGCTTGGAAGATGTGGTGGGTTGTATTGCCGGCGACGATACGATTTTTGTGCTGGCTCGCGAATCAATTACCGGGGCAGAGCTGGCCGAACGCCTCGCTGGCTCGCGTCGAGGTGAGATTGAATAA